One Clavelina lepadiformis chromosome 1, kaClaLepa1.1, whole genome shotgun sequence genomic region harbors:
- the LOC143461046 gene encoding sphingomyelin phosphodiesterase-like: MVLRKSALFGFLLLFGFLSLSDSHPINKNLPVYIRFNASHEYRNTVSSNEFNKPISLSRVQEYSKSNNVGSSLKCFACKEALNIALWKFRTPDRKYTGLFKFVISVCERLNIEPSPICSGIVNAMKNETQYLLKHLNVTGEMVCGLIFPSTCKTLDLSWNRDKWVVPIASPRPQNTMSLTKNFKSKAKPLRVLQISDLHIDFQYKPGSPNNCKEPLCCHKDSTSRDNAKAGYWGDYGSCDVPYWTVENFFQHVSKEKFDYIIWTGDLPAHNDWSQTKESQLFLLKNLTKTILKYFPNTPVYPALGNHESFPVNSFPPAYVTNTNSINWLYNALVDAWSPWLKKDALQTVRKSGFYTQLVKPGLRLISLNMNYCNTENYWMLINPVDPNGELEWLEGALHKAEQVNEKVHIIGHIPPSIGGDCLDVWRSNYYNIIMRYRHIVRGQFFGHTHKDELEILYTNSSLSEPVSVAYIAPSITTFSDLNPGYRVYEMDGEQWNILDHQTYILNLAKANQLITGPQWELEYSAKNAYNLTTLSVESWHELYQNWMHTRKSSISFHKYYSYYYKGHPPKEVCDAACRKQLLCSISAGNFTVTSC, from the coding sequence ATGGTTTTACGGAAGAGTGCCTTATTTggatttttgttgctttttggTTTTCTGTCACTCTCTGATAGCCATCCTATAAATAAGAATCTGCCAGTATATATTCGTTTTAATGCTTCACATGAGTATAGAAACACTGTGTCTTCCAACGAGTTCAATAAACCTATATCATTGAGTAGGGTACAAGAATACTCAAAAAGTAATAATGTTGGGAGCTCACTGAAGTGTTTTGCGTGTAAGGAAGCTCTTAACATTGCATTGTGGAAATTTCGCACACCTGACAGGAAATACACGGGTCTTTTCAAGTTTGTTATTTCAGTCTGTGAAAGGTTGAATATTGAACCATCTCCAATATGCAGTGGCATAGTAAATGccatgaaaaatgaaacacagtatcttttaaaacatttgaatgTAACTGGAGAAATGGTGTGTGGTTTGATATTTCCTTCCACCTGCAAAACCTTAGATCTGTCGTGGAATAGAGATAAGTGGGTTGTGCCAATAGCTAGCCCTCGACCACAAAATACAATGtcattaacaaaaaacttcaaaagcaAGGCAAAACCATTGAGAGTGCTGCAGATTTCAGATCTTCACATAGATTTCCAGTATAAACCTGGTTCTCCAAACAATTGCAAAGAGCCTCTTTGTTGCCACAAAGACTCAACCAGCAGAGACAATGCTAAAGCTGGTTACTGGGGTGATTATGGGTCATGTGATGTGCCGTATTGGACAGTAgagaatttttttcaacatgtttcaaaagaaaagtttgattATATCATCTGGACTGGTGACTTGCCTGCGCATAATGACTGGAGTCAAACAAAAGAATCACAAttgtttttacttaaaaatctcaccaaaacaattttaaaatattttcctaaTACCCCTGTATATCCTGCTCTAGGTAATCATGAAAGTTTTCCTGTTAATAGCTTTCCACCAGCTTATGTGACGAATACCAATAGCATTAATTGGCTCTACAATGCATTGGTTGATGCATGGTCACCTTGGTTGAAAAAGGATGCTCTTCAAACTGTACGTAAATCAGGGTTTTACACGCAATTGGTCAAACCTGGGTTACGTTTAATATCACTAAACATGAATTATTGTAATACGGAAAATTACTGGATGTTGATAAACCCAGTTGATCCAAATGGTGAGCTTGAGTGGTTAGAAGGTGCACTGCACAAAGCTGAACAAGTTAACGAAAAGGTTCATATTATTGGACATATTCCACCAAGTATTGGAGGTGACTGCCTTGATGTTTGGAGAAGCAATTATTACAATATTATCATGAGATATAGGCACATTGTAAGAGGTCAATTCTTTGGACATACTCATAAAGATGAGCTTGAGATTCTGTATACGAATTCATCTTTGTCAGAGCCAGTAAGTGTTGCTTATATTGCACCAAGCATAACTACTTTTTCTGACTTAAACCCTGGATATCGGGTCTATGAAATGGATGGAGAACAATGGAACATTTTGGATCACCAGACTTACATATTAAATTTGGCAAAAGCAAACCAACTAATAACAGGCCCACAATGGGAGTTAGAATACTCTGCCAAGAATGCATACAATTTGACCACATTGTCTGTGGAGTCTTGGCATGAATTGTATCAAAATTGGATGCACACCAGGAAAAGTTCAATCTCTTTTCACAAATACTACTCGTATTATTACAAAGGACATCCTCCAAAAGAGGTGTGTGATGCAGCTTGCCGGAAACAACTGTTGTGTAGTATTTCTGCTGGTAACTTTACCGTAACTTCTTGCTGA
- the LOC143447411 gene encoding sterile alpha motif domain-containing protein 15-like, producing the protein MASPLGVKEHDLLVPTSIHWSLDDVANWVEEIGFPQYRECFTSNLIDGRKMILVNSSNLPRMGVTDFDHILFITSSVRELLGIGKPFWNRSIADSTNTPMGLFLENKSRTGPSIDKMTFSQFLRRS; encoded by the exons ATGGCATCACCTCTTGGAGTTAAAGAGCACGATCTGTTGGTTCCAACCAGCATTCACTGGTCGTTAGATGATGTAGCGAACTGGGTTGAAGAAATTGGATTTCCTCAATATCGAGAGTGTTTTACCTCCAATCTTATTGATGGCAGAAAAATGATTCTTGTTAACTCTAG CAATCTTCCTAGGATGGGAGTTACTGATTTCGACCACATCCTATTTATAACTTCAAGTGTACGTGAACTACTGGGCATAGGAAAACCGTTTTGGAACAGGAGTATTGCAGATTCAACAAATACACCAATGGgattgtttttggaaaataaaagcAGAACTGGACCATCAATAGATAAAATGACTTTTTCTCAATTTCTCAGGCGATCTTGA